The Hippoglossus hippoglossus isolate fHipHip1 chromosome 10, fHipHip1.pri, whole genome shotgun sequence DNA segment GGTTTCCTATATGTCTCAATATGTTTTTGTCTCCCCAGATATGTTGTCATATGataattttcttgttttgaaaatggAGTTGTTTTGCTATTTCTCACACTGAAGCAGTGACATAGATGAATGTGCGCTGTCTCTGCACAAACCTCACAGTCCTGGTCCCACGAGGCTCTGATGATTAGaccagaaaacaaaaggagTGAATAAATGGAGAATGTGGAAACTTCCAGGTTGACACATTAGAAAATACAACCTACATGACCCGTCTGTAAGGTGTTGGTCTGTTTAGTTATATATTCTTGAAGTCTGTGGGACTACTGCACCATTAAGGAtattaaaatatcttaaaatatgaatttgttAAAGTTATAATATATTAACATAATTgaataatttgaaataaaagggGCCCGACCACAATTGCACACATAAaagtgaagaaatgttttttgaaaCAAGATTTAAACCACAATGtaagaaaatgaacacaacagaaaatagaATCTCTATCCAGATATAGTTTTTAAGTTTAGTGTACATGCAGTGGCTTGTAGATACTGTGTCATTCAAGAAGATAAATTTACAATGTGAATCTTCGAAGGTGTTTTTTTgggtccgtgtgtgtgtgtgtgtgtgtgtgtgtgtgtgtgtgtgtgtgtgtgtgtgtgtgtgtgtgtgttttgatgattTCTGATTTCCTGTCTCCAGCTCGAGGCAATGTTTGTTCCTGCAGAGGTAAACATGTTGCATTATGAACGGACAAGCAGATAACCTCCAATGCAGTCACTCAACACTGTGCAACATGCTGTCACTTGTCCATTTGACACAGCACAATCCTGTAACACGAGTCTGAGCGATtgaaacatgaagacaaaagtGAGGGGAAGAAATTCTGTCTCACTGTTGGTTCTGAAACCTGTGAGCCACTCTGTCCTCCACTGCCGTCCGTATGTCCGTCTTCTGTCGGGAGAGGAAGACAGGGCTCGGTTATTTCATTCCTGagatgctgttttattttatctacaTTATGATAACATTGGTTttcctgagaaagaaaaagaatattGACATCCATCGTGACTCCTCTGAAATCCCTATTTCTGGGGTCACAAGTAATGAGTGGCAGTACCTCTGCCAATGAGGTCTGTGTTTGTTAAAGTGTccgtctgttatttagcaggattacaccaaaaactacaggatggattaGCACTAATTGAAGGTTGTGGTATGGATCTGCAGAGAACCCATCAAATATTGATGCGTATCCAGATCCTGGGGCGAATGAatgatccaggaatattttacATCTTTCTTCAACTTTGCAAgatactgtgtttttaaacattttcactggtTTCCCAGGAAATAAGTATTAAGGGTAATGCTTTCTGTAagtgtgtttaatttggtgcagcctgattgagtttcaggggactgttggtaTTTCTGTGCCTCAGTATCCTGCATTAAATGTAATGTCTACCTGCAGTAGTGAATCTTTGTGGTGCATTaagtgaagatgatgatgatgatgcttctTCATGCTCATTTGCACACAAGCAGTACCTTGATTTGCATATTGCTGAGCAGCGTCCCACTGTTCAACACCTGGTTGTACTGCCAGCCCCAGCCCACCTCCCCCACGTAGCTCTGCCTGGGCATAGGAGGTGGGGCGCGGGGTGCAGCTCGGCACAGATAACTGAGGTCTCCTGTGGCCTCAGGTGACGACGCGCCCTCACCGATGTGCCGGGGGAAATAATTTGATCTCGGCCTGTAGTCTCCGATTCCATCTGGACCTTGACAGACACAGGGGACATAAAGAGAAGACatctaaatactttattgaggaaatgttcatgtgtgttcGGTCAtatgacagagacagacaataACATGTGCATTGACAATGTAATGTTACGCCCGGTGTGGGGTAACCTGAGAATAACCCTTTTCCCCACTCCCCAGGATGTCCAGTGCCACGACAGTCAAACaataagtatttatttttacaacataaatgaaaaaatgaagatATAGGCAAAACAAGAAGCAAAACAATCTGTAATCAATTCCCACAAACTTACCTAAAGGAAACTACAGGTGATCTTACCTGCCTCCCCGacattaaacaacattaaaaggTATTTACAGAAGAAAAGGCCTCCCACCCATATTTACTCTCTGTGTAATATTTACCCAAACAGAGCAGGAAACTCAGATGTATCAAACAAGTTCACTTTAAATTCACAAAATCTTAATGCACATACAGAATACCTTATTATAACTACACACTCAAACCTGCACACTCGCAGAATATGTCCACTTACTTGTGGCCCTGGTTACAGCGCCACCGTGTGTCCAGTTACATTCACATTTGCTCTGACACAGAACATATGTtttgatattatattatttcagcATCATCTCAAAGAAGCCTGTGTTACAGAAGCCTGACAACACATGAGTCCCAACCAATTAGCGGTCTTGGTGATGATAACAACAGATGCATATTAAAGACAAAGCAACCGACTCGTTGCTTTAACTCAAATTCCATCCTTTTCCAAACACATTTATCTTCCTACACTTGCattaacacaataaaagaaCATTCTCTCCTACCTGTGAAAATCATCCTTCTTCCACACGGTGACCCCCCCTCTGCCGCTTCACTGTCTCCCATCATTGCCCCACTCTCATCTTATAGGGTCAGTCCAAAGCTGCTTACACCTAAATAATGGGCAACCTTTGGCGATAACTTGAGCCCAGCGGTCTCCTCCGCCCACGGGGTCATGCTCAGTTGTCATGCAACAACCGGTTGTCATGGTGTCAGTGCTTGTGGCCTAGTTACATTCTAAAAGCAAGGGGATGTTTCTGCCATTGAACCATGTCCGCTGCACATTTGAATTCAGTTTGTCCCGGATACCTTCATGACATAAATCAACATGGGAGCAGAAATGGTGCCAGTTCTCTTTTTGCATAATAACACCATTTATTAAATTCACAACAAATATAATCAAAACATCAACAGCATAATGTTCATAGTTTTAGAATCATTTTGACTATTGCACATAGCTACACATGTATAGGTatgaatgaatatatatgtAGGAATGTCTGTCTtcttattgcttttatttattaattgtaatcagtgtgaatgtgtttgtgcagtcaCCCTTGTGAGTATCCCGTGTCTGCTTTGTTTGCCAAAGTACTTTGTGAACCATGTTTTCacaggtgctatataaataaagctaatattattgttatactTATAATAGGCCTACATTGGCACCTCCTTTCTTATTTcatcttgtatttatttaaagagttcttcatctgttttcctcttagcctctctgctgctgtaacatgggAATTTCCCCTCGTGGATCGATAACGCCCTATGCAGACACTGGGCGATAAGTCAGTCCCTGCAGGATCTTAAGTTTTAAAGCCATCACTGCAGCCCGAAAATAACAAGAGTGGTTTTCGCCAGAAGAAAAGTTCTACCAGAGAAATGCATTGACtgggaaaacaaatgtattcatATGAGGTTTGTGAATTCAGTGATGGATTTTGCTGCACATAATAGTAAATGTACATGAATGTTGCATTACAATCTGCTAATATCACTATAGTAACTACTTCAATTCATTCTATGAAGATGAAACATTTAAGGTTTAAGGAGAACTAGGTTGCTGTTACACCGCTGACCACACCTTGCTTTTTACTGGCTGAATCCACCTACATGAGTGTTCCATGATGATCCACTAGGTGGCGCTATAGCACTTCTTTTTGACATTGCACTCGCCCTCCTCGATCccatgtctttttcttttttgttaaatGGACTCGCCCCTTGTGACTAAATCTCTGTCAAGTCGCACGGAGACAACAACAGccagacaggaaatgaat contains these protein-coding regions:
- the LOC117769846 gene encoding uncharacterized protein C4orf45 isoform X3; its protein translation is MMGDSEAAEGGSPCGRRMIFTGPDGIGDYRPRSNYFPRHIGEGASSPEATGDLSYLCRAAPRAPPPMPRQSYVGEVGWGWQYNQVLNSGTLLSNMQIKKEDGR
- the LOC117769846 gene encoding uncharacterized protein C4orf45 isoform X2, yielding MMGDSEAAEGGSPCGRRMIFTGPDGIGDYRPRSNYFPRHIGEGASSPEATGDLSYLCRAAPRAPPPMPRQSYVGEVGWGWQYNQVLNSGTLLSNMQIKTDIRTAVEDRVAHRFQNQQKKMADN
- the LOC117769846 gene encoding uncharacterized protein C4orf45 isoform X1; the encoded protein is MMGDSEAAEGGSPCGRRMIFTGPDGIGDYRPRSNYFPRHIGEGASSPEATGDLSYLCRAAPRAPPPMPRQSYVGEVGWGWQYNQVLNSGTLLSNMQIKKTDIRTAVEDRVAHRFQNQQKKMADN